In Streptomyces sp. NBC_01439, the following are encoded in one genomic region:
- a CDS encoding CaiB/BaiF CoA transferase family protein, translating to MAVTGNGNRDASGPGPLAGVRVVELAGIGPGPFAAMLLADLGADVVRVDRPGGGGLAVDPAYDITNRGKRSVMVDLKSADGPARVLDLVERADVLVEGFRPGVAERLGVGPAECRARNPKLVYGRMTGWGQDGPLAEAAGHDIAYIAVTGALGMIGKPGEPPAVPANLVGDYAGGSLYLVVGVLAALHHARATGAGQVVDAAIVDGTAHLTAMIHGMMAAGGWQDRRGANLLDGGCPFYGTYETSDGQYMAVGALEQQFYDTFTELLGIGDGAPARKDVARWGELREAVAARFRTRTREEWTTVFEGTDACVAPVLSLREAPGHPHLASRGTFTEHAGIVQPAPAPRFSATPTRVTSEPALPGADTESVAADWDVPALLPKEA from the coding sequence ATGGCAGTGACAGGGAACGGGAACCGGGACGCGAGCGGGCCCGGCCCGCTCGCCGGGGTGCGCGTCGTCGAACTGGCGGGCATCGGCCCCGGACCGTTCGCCGCCATGCTCCTCGCCGACCTGGGCGCCGACGTCGTGCGCGTGGACCGGCCCGGCGGCGGCGGACTTGCGGTCGATCCGGCCTACGACATCACCAATCGCGGCAAGCGGTCCGTCATGGTCGACCTCAAGTCCGCCGACGGGCCCGCCCGGGTCCTGGACCTGGTCGAGCGGGCCGACGTCCTCGTCGAGGGGTTCCGGCCCGGGGTGGCCGAGCGCCTCGGGGTCGGACCGGCCGAGTGCCGCGCCCGCAATCCGAAGCTCGTGTACGGCCGGATGACCGGCTGGGGCCAGGACGGTCCGCTCGCCGAGGCCGCCGGGCACGACATCGCGTACATCGCCGTCACCGGCGCCCTCGGCATGATCGGGAAGCCGGGAGAGCCGCCGGCCGTACCCGCCAACCTGGTCGGGGACTACGCGGGCGGCTCGCTCTACCTGGTCGTCGGGGTCCTCGCGGCCCTGCACCACGCCCGTGCCACCGGTGCCGGCCAGGTCGTCGACGCGGCCATCGTCGACGGCACCGCCCACCTCACCGCCATGATCCACGGGATGATGGCGGCGGGCGGCTGGCAGGACCGCCGCGGGGCCAACCTCCTCGACGGCGGCTGTCCCTTCTACGGCACCTACGAGACCTCCGACGGCCAGTACATGGCGGTCGGCGCGTTGGAGCAGCAGTTCTACGACACCTTCACGGAACTCCTCGGCATCGGGGACGGGGCACCGGCCCGCAAGGACGTCGCCCGCTGGGGCGAGCTGCGCGAGGCCGTCGCCGCCCGCTTCCGGACCCGTACGCGCGAGGAGTGGACGACGGTCTTCGAGGGCACCGACGCCTGCGTGGCCCCGGTGCTGTCGCTGCGCGAGGCCCCGGGCCACCCGCACCTCGCGTCCCGCGGGACCTTCACCGAGCACGCCGGGATCGTCCAGCCCGCGCCCGCGCCGCGGTTCTCCGCGACCCCGACCCGCGTGACCTCCGAACCCGCCCTGCCCGGCGCGGACACCGAGTCGGTGGCCGCCGACTGGGACGTACCGGCCCTGCTCCCGAAAGAGGCCTGA
- a CDS encoding LLM class F420-dependent oxidoreductase, translated as MELSMMLDYAGDPRRAADQAAALESAGLDAVWVAEAWGFDSPTIMGYLAARTERLKIGSAIMNVYSRTPGLIAQTAAGLDALSGGRALLGLGASGPQVVEGWHGMPYDKPLGRTRETVELCRRIWRRETIDHHGITDMPLPPERGSGLGKPLKILTRPVRPEIPVYIASLGPANVRLTAEIADGWLPTLFIPEKAAAVWGGPLAEGTAKRSPELGPLQTVAGGLLAIGDDAAAARDLARPQIALYVGGMGAVGKNFYNDLAVAYGYEEEARRIQELYLAGRKRDAAAAVPDEFCELMTLCGPEGYVRERVEAFREAGVRMLNVTPVGPDPAKLIETVKSWL; from the coding sequence ATGGAACTGTCCATGATGCTCGACTACGCCGGGGACCCGCGCCGGGCCGCCGACCAGGCCGCCGCGCTGGAGTCGGCCGGGCTCGACGCGGTGTGGGTGGCCGAGGCCTGGGGGTTCGACTCCCCGACGATCATGGGCTATCTCGCCGCCCGCACCGAGCGGCTGAAGATCGGCTCGGCGATCATGAACGTGTACTCGCGCACCCCCGGCCTCATCGCCCAGACGGCCGCCGGCCTGGACGCGCTCTCGGGCGGCCGGGCACTGCTCGGCCTCGGCGCCTCCGGACCGCAGGTCGTCGAGGGCTGGCACGGGATGCCGTACGACAAGCCGCTCGGCCGCACGCGCGAGACGGTCGAGCTCTGCCGGCGCATCTGGCGCCGCGAGACGATCGACCACCACGGCATCACCGACATGCCGCTGCCGCCGGAGCGGGGCAGCGGGCTCGGCAAGCCGCTGAAGATCCTCACCCGCCCGGTCCGACCCGAGATCCCCGTCTACATCGCCTCGCTCGGCCCGGCCAACGTCCGGCTGACCGCCGAGATCGCGGACGGCTGGCTGCCCACCCTCTTCATCCCGGAGAAGGCCGCCGCGGTGTGGGGCGGCCCGCTCGCCGAGGGGACGGCCAAGCGGTCGCCGGAGCTCGGCCCGCTCCAGACCGTCGCGGGCGGCCTGCTCGCCATCGGCGACGACGCGGCCGCCGCCCGGGACCTGGCGCGCCCGCAGATCGCCCTGTACGTCGGCGGGATGGGCGCGGTCGGCAAGAACTTCTACAACGACCTGGCCGTCGCCTACGGGTACGAGGAAGAGGCCCGGAGGATCCAGGAGCTGTACCTCGCCGGGCGCAAGCGCGACGCCGCTGCCGCAGTCCCGGACGAGTTCTGCGAGCTGATGACGCTGTGCGGGCCCGAGGGCTACGTGCGCGAGCGCGTCGAGGCCTTCCGCGAGGCGGGCGTCAGGATGCTCAACGTCACACCGGTCGGCCCCGACCCGGCCAAGCTGATCGAAACCGTCAAGAGTTGGCTCTAG
- a CDS encoding acyl-CoA dehydrogenase family protein → MQRRIFDADHEAFRETVRTFLSKEVLPHYEQWEKDGIVSREAWRAAGRQGLLGLAVPEEYGGGGNTDFRYAAVIAEEFTRAGAPGLAIGLHNDIIGPYLTSLATEEQKRRWLPGFCSGETITAIAMTEPGAGSDLQGIRTTAEDRGDHWVLNGSKTFISNGILADLVIVVAKTTPEGGAHGLSLLVVERGAEGFERGRNLDKIGQKSQDTAELFFHDVRVPKENLLGELNGAFVHLMTNLAQERMGIAMAGIAAAEHLLEITTQYVKEREAFGRPLAKLQHIRFEIAEMATEVAVTRTFLDRCITDHSNGELDHVHASMAKWWATELQKRVADRCLQLHGGYGYMTEYRVARAFTDGRIQTIYGGTTEIMKEIIGRSLLG, encoded by the coding sequence ATGCAACGACGCATCTTCGACGCCGACCACGAGGCGTTCCGCGAGACCGTACGCACCTTCCTCAGCAAGGAGGTGCTGCCGCACTACGAACAGTGGGAGAAGGACGGCATCGTCAGCCGCGAGGCCTGGCGGGCCGCGGGCCGGCAGGGGCTGCTGGGCCTCGCCGTCCCGGAGGAGTACGGAGGCGGCGGGAACACCGACTTCCGCTACGCCGCCGTGATCGCCGAGGAGTTCACCCGCGCGGGCGCCCCCGGGCTGGCCATCGGCCTGCACAACGACATCATCGGGCCCTACCTGACCTCGCTCGCCACCGAGGAGCAGAAGCGCCGCTGGCTGCCCGGCTTCTGCTCCGGGGAGACCATCACCGCCATCGCGATGACGGAACCGGGCGCGGGCTCCGACCTCCAGGGGATCCGGACCACCGCTGAGGACCGCGGCGACCACTGGGTGCTGAACGGTTCCAAGACCTTCATCTCCAACGGCATCCTGGCCGACCTGGTGATCGTCGTCGCGAAGACCACCCCCGAGGGCGGGGCGCACGGCCTGTCGCTGCTGGTCGTCGAGCGCGGCGCGGAGGGCTTCGAGCGCGGCCGCAACCTCGACAAGATCGGCCAGAAGTCCCAGGACACCGCCGAGCTGTTCTTCCACGACGTGCGCGTCCCGAAGGAGAACCTGCTCGGCGAGCTGAACGGTGCTTTCGTCCACCTGATGACCAATCTCGCGCAGGAGCGGATGGGCATAGCGATGGCCGGCATCGCCGCCGCCGAGCACCTGCTGGAGATCACCACCCAGTACGTGAAGGAGCGCGAGGCCTTCGGCCGTCCGCTGGCCAAGCTGCAGCACATCCGGTTCGAGATAGCGGAGATGGCCACCGAGGTCGCCGTCACCCGGACCTTCCTCGACCGCTGCATCACGGACCACTCCAACGGCGAACTGGACCACGTGCACGCCTCTATGGCCAAGTGGTGGGCTACCGAGCTGCAAAAGCGCGTCGCCGACCGGTGCCTGCAACTCCACGGCGGCTACGGCTACATGACCGAATACCGGGTCGCCCGGGCCTTCACCGACGGCCGCATCCAGACCATCTACGGCGGCACGACCGAGATCATGAAGGAGATCATCGGCCGTTCGCTGCTCGGCTGA